Proteins from a genomic interval of Thunnus thynnus chromosome 5, fThuThy2.1, whole genome shotgun sequence:
- the pamr1b gene encoding inactive serine protease PAMR1: MLSAGRGLQLGQTHGGTLTIPWTSTFICGTEGWLLFISLFIFISLPQGTSWPYDYRYLYNHCPGPEWNVLCRGCCEYDVIRCKCPIQGTPVGYAVPCCRNAINECDPCIIHPGCSIFENCKRCNNGTWGPRDNFFVNGKYCAECRPGWSGGDCMKCGGVIRKRQGHLVLESYPNNARCEWTIQVDRPFTIDLRFMMLSLETHHSCRYDYVEVRDGDSINSRVIGRFCGNNRPDPIQSSGNSLHVLFVSDGYKNFDGFFATFQESSACSSSPCLHDGTCILDSSYTYHCACLAGYTGKRCESVVGCRRPPVPTHGSTEGVFHHSGARITFRCDSGFKLRGHRTAICLTDGTWSAPAPQCVPVERVCPLPAKPTHGDHILVYGPNDVLIALQYLCYHPYELSGGSQRTCLPNNTWSGTPPVCTKVNNTLTEADKDKYKAKEEEKETEIYTDKDISKTKEKGQVNTTGEKESVRGKDINTGHGNTTAVNREDKYNGTVPEKTVAEDTNDGKPEERNTGSEKSTEGSKDKVDTKDPDNSLNTVEKKEPEVVMPPEKKKGSTDTNLETGKTDITEIVVIKDKGQEEKERKEEQVNGKKDPGKVGPNDTKFPTVISEGGNTVEIFELEMTKNNTFTYDVNDMKKENNTIGSPEPGRKIIPTRVNITQYTMYRAGGEESGKPKEKPTIKEGSTEKNSAEKTKEELDKEREEKEKEKEREVNQSFTEKSCPPLPRLYHGYQQLVPGVETETVEFMCNHSYALSGDARRSCQPNGTWSGKQPHCVRACREPKVSELVRQRILPPQTPSRKTPVHKLYSSGLGRKLQSDGPTSSPPVLSQLPQGFHHLYTHIEYECASPFYQHSGSSRRTCLKTGKWSGRHVSCSPVCGKHPTFDPKRPAETHWPWLAAIYRRSTNGVATKVTKADSQAGSLKEDGGAGTGNPNQASDWQLVCSGALVNQRSIVVAAHCVTDLGKVYPLDAAKIKVVVGKHYRDDQRENKGLQHLRVASIAVHPNYDPHILDSDIAVVKLLDKARIGEKVLPLCLLDNQGEEVTSGQGLVTGWSPLPDSSLGADERARVGLVELADVVPCERQYARNGVPVSVTENMLCASQKPDYGPSNICPSDTGGILVLPALSENNQMPSLTFTQVQGESKGLWRLLGLVSFGYDQGECDPDLYTVYTHVANFKNWIESNMK; this comes from the exons ATTACAGGTATTTGTACAACCACTGCCCGGGCCCAGAGTGGAACGTTTTGTGCAGAGGCTGTTGTGAGTATGATGTGATCCGCTGTAAGTGCCCCATCCAGGGGACTCCGGTGGGCTATGCTGTGCCCTGCTGCCGCAATGCCATCAACGAGTGTGACCCCTGCATCATCCATCCAG GCTGCAGTATATTTGAGAACTGTAAGCGCTGCAACAATGGAACATGGGGTCCAAGGGATAACTTTTTCGTCAATGGCAAATACTGTGCTGAGTGCCGCCCTGGCTGGTCTGGTGGAGATTGCATGA agtgTGGGGGAGTGATCCGTAAACGACAGGGCCACTTGGTGCTGGAGAGTTATCCCAACAATGCTCGGTGTGAGTGGACCATACAGGTGGACCGTCCCTTTACAATAGATCTCAG GTTCATGATGCTGAGTCTGGAGACGCACCATTCTTGTCGTTATGACTACGTGGAAGTCCGAGATGGTGACAGCATCAACTCTCGTGTAATAGGTCGATTCTGTGGGAACAATCGACCTGATCCAATTCAGAGCTCGGGCAACAGTCTACACGTCCTCTTTGTGTCCGATGGTTACAAGAATTTTGATGGTTTCTTTGCCACTTTTCAGGAGAGCTCAG CTTGCAGCTCCTCCCCTTGCCTGCATGATGGGACTTGTATCCTGGACAGTTCTTACACTTACCATTGTGCCTGTCTGGCTGGATACACAGGAAAGAGGTGTGAAAGTG TGGTGGGATGCCGCAGGCCTCCGGTGCCCACCCATGGATCCACAGAGGGTGTGTTTCATCACTCGGGTGCACGCATCACTTTCCGTTGTGACTCTGGCTTTAAGCTGCGGGGACATCGAACTGCCATCTGCCTGACTGATGGCACATGGAGTGCGCCTGCCCCACAGTGTG TGCCAGTGGAAAGAGTCTGTCCTCTACCAGCCAAGCCAACACATGGTGACCACATCTTGGTTTATGGACCCAACGATGTGCTCATTGCTCTACAGTACCTATGCTACCACCCCTATGAGCTCAGTGGGGGCTCCCAGAGAACCTGTCTGCCTAACAACACCTGGAGTGGGACTCCTCCTGTTTGTACCAAAG tGAATAACACACTCACTGAAGCAGATAAGGACAAATACAAggcaaaagaggaagaaaaagaaacagaaatatacaCTGACAAAGATATCAGCAAAACTAAAGAGAAAGGTCAAGTGAACACAactggagaaaaagaaagtgttaGAGGGAAAGATATAAACACTGGCCACGGGAATACAACAGCTGTCAACAGAGAAGATAAATATAATGGTACTGTTCCAGAGAAAACTGTGGCTGAGGATACGAATGATGGAAAGCCAGAGGAAAGAAATACTGGGTCAGAAAAATCTACTGAAGGTAGCAAAGATAAAGTGGATACCAAAGACCCAGACAACAGCCTCAACACGGTTGAAAAGAAAGAACCTGAGGTCGTAATGCcccctgagaaaaaaaaaggcagcacaGACACGAACTTGGAGACAGGAAAGACAGATATCACAGAAATAGTGGTGATAAAAGACAAAGGacaagaagagaaggagaggaaagaggagcaggtgaatggaaaaaaagatcCAGGCAAAGTCGGCCCCAATGACACCAAATTCCCGACGGTTATATCTGAGGGAGGAAACACAGTGGAGATATTTGAACTGGAAATGACAAAGAATAACACATTTACATATGATGTCAATgacatgaagaaagaaaacaatacaatagGTTCCCCAGAGCCGGGGAGGAAAATCATTCCCACCAGAGTCAATATTACACAGTATACCATGTACAGAGCAGGAGGTGAGGAAAGTGGGAAAccaaaggaaaaaccaacaatTAAAGAGGGCAGCACAGAGAAGAATTCTGCTGAGAAAACAAAGGAGGAATTGGATAAGGaaagggaggagaaagaaaaagaaaaagagagagaagtcaACCAAAGCTTCACCG AGAAGAGTTGCCCGCCTCTACCTCGCCTCTACCATGGCTATCAACAGCTGGTGCCAGGGGTAGAGACTGAGACAGTGGAGTTCATGTGTAACCACTCCTATGCTCTCAGTGGTGACGCCCGACGTAGCTGCCAGCCAAATGGTACCTGGAGTGGCAAACAACCCCACTGTGTTAGAG cCTGTCGGGAGCCCAAAGTTTCAGAATTGGTTAGACAGAGAATTCTTCCACCTCAGACACCATCCAG AAAGACACCTGTGCACAAGCTCTATTCCTCTGGGCTGGGCCGAAAGCTCCAGTCTGACGGTCCCACTAGTAGCCCTCCAGTGCTTTCCCAGTTGCCCCAGGGCTTCCATCACctttacacacatatagagTATGAGTGTGCTTCTCCTTTCTACCAACACTCTGGCAGTTCTCGCCGTACTTGCTTGAAGACTGGGAAATGGAGTGGGCGTCATGTCTCCTGTTCACCAG TGTGTGGGAAGCATCCGACCTTTGACCCAAAGAGGCCAGCAGAGACTCACTGGCCTTGGCTGGCAGCCATCTACCGCCGCTCCACCAATGGAGTTGCGACCAAGGTGACCAAGGCAGACAGCCAGGCAGGGTCTCTGAAGGAGGATGGCGGAGCAGGAACTGGCAACCCAAATCAGGCCTCTGACTGGCAGCTGGTGTGCAGTGGGGCTCTGGTGAACCAAAGGAGTATAGTGGTTGCAGCCCACTGTGTGACAGACCTGGGGAAGGTGTATCCTCTAGATGCAGCCAAGATCAAGGTGGTGGTGGGGAAGCATTATCGTGATGATCAAAGGGAAAATAAAGGTCTTCAACACCTGAGG GTGGCCTCCATTGCAGTTCATCCAAACTATGACCCCCATATTCTTGACTCGGACATTGCTGTCGTCAAGTTACTAGACAAAGCAAGGATTGGGGAGAAAGTGCTTCCACTCTGCCTTTTAGACAACCAGGGAGAAGAGGTGACCTCTGGGCAAGGACTTGTGACAGGCTGGTCTCCACTGCCCGATTCAAGTTTAGGTGCTGATGAGAGGGCAAGGGTTGGGCTTGTTGAACTTGCTGATGTAGTCCCATGTGAGCGGCAGTATGCTCGTAATGGCGTGCCGGTCAGCGTCACAGAAAATATGCTCTGTGCTAGCCAGAAGCCTGACTATGGACCCTCTAACATATGTCCCTCTGACACTGGGGGAATCCTTGTCCTCCCTGCCCTCTCTGAGAACAACCAGATGCCTTCTCTCACTTTTACACAGGTGCAGGGGGAGAGCAAAGGGCTGTGGAGACTTTTGGGACTGGTGAGCTTTGGCTATGACCAAGGGGAGTGTGATCCAGACCTCTACACGGTCTACACACATGTAGCTAACTTCAAAAACTGGATAGAGagtaatatgaaataa